A portion of the Rhinopithecus roxellana isolate Shanxi Qingling chromosome 19, ASM756505v1, whole genome shotgun sequence genome contains these proteins:
- the C19H17orf50 gene encoding uncharacterized protein C17orf50 homolog, whose amino-acid sequence MNKHGVKTPLWKKEPEEPWAEEAEEEGKEGSEDEDEDEDEDNQRPPEDSAAEGEEPPQEAEEGEGRERRSVSYCPLRQESSTQQVALLRRADSGFWGWLGPLALLGGLTAPTDRKRSLPEEPCVLEIRQRPPRRWGCAGCEILFCKKCRSLHSHPAYVAHCVLDHPDLGKAGAAGSS is encoded by the exons ATGAATAAGCATG GTGTGAAGACTCCCTTGTGGAAGAAGGAACCGGAAGAACCCTGGgccgaggaggcggaggaggaagggaaggaggggtcGGAGGACGAGGACGAGGACGAGGACGAGGACAACCAGAGGCCGCCGGAGGACAGCGCAGCGGAGGGCGAGGAGCCGCCGCAGGAGGCGGAGGAAGGCGAGGGCCGCGAGCGGCGCTCGGTGTCCTACTGCCCGCTGCGCCAGGAGTCCAGCACCCAGCAGGTGGCGCTGCTGCGGCGCGCGGACAGCGGCTTCTGGGGCTGGCTCGGCCCCTTGGCGCTGCTGGGCGGCCTGACGGCTCCCACCGACAG GAAGCGGAGCCTCCCGGAGGAGCCGTGCGTGTTGGAGATCCGGCAACGACCGCCGCGCCGCTGGGGCTGTGCGGGCTGCGAAATCCTTTTCTGCAAGAAATGCAGGAGTCTGCACAGCCACCCGGCCTATGTGGCGCACTGCGTTCTGGATCACCCGGATCTGGGTAAGGCGGGGGCCGCTGGGAGCTCCTGA